Within Kutzneria chonburiensis, the genomic segment TTCGCGCACATTGCCGTCAACCTATTCACCTATGGATTGAAACCCCGCGATTCCTGTATTGGACGCATGAACGAGTGGCAACTAGCTTCCAGTGCATGACGGAAGAACGAGCACATCGCCGTGGCAGCAAGGGATTCCGTCGCATCAACCTCGGGCTGTTCGCCGCCGGCCTGGCCACGTTCATGGTCCTCTACTGCGTGCAGCCACTGCTTCCCGTGTTCGCCAAGGACTTCCGGCTCACGCCGACCGAATCGAGCCTGGCCATCTCGGTCGCCACCGGCATGCTGGCGCTGGCCATCGTGCCGCTGAGCATGCTTTCCGAGCGGTGGGGCCGAATGCCGCTCATGACGGCGTCGCTGTTCGCCACGGCCACGCTCCAGATCGCCGTGGCGTTCAGCCCGAACTTCACGGTCATGTTGGCCATCAGGGCGTTGCAGGGCCTCGCGGTCGCCGGCCTGCCCGCGGTGGCGATGGCCTATCTGGCCGAAGAGGTGCACCGAGGATCACTCGGCTTTGCGGTCGGTCTCTACATCGGCGGCAACAGCATCGGCGGCATGGCCGGCCGGGTGATCACCGGCCTGGTCACGGACATCGGCGGCTGGCGGTGGGCGCTCGGCGCGGTCGGGGTGACCTCGATGGCCTGCGCGCTGCTGTTCAAGGCGGTGATGCCGTCCTCGGCCAACTTCGACCAGAAGCCGCTGAAACTGCGCTCGCTGGCCAACTGCTTCCGGGACAGCGGCCTGGTCCGCCTCTACCTGATCGGCATGCTGCTGATGGGCAGCTTCGTGACGATCTACAACTACCTCGGCTTCCGGCTCACCGCCGCCCCGTTCGGCCTGTCGCAGGCGGTGGTCGGCCTGATCTCGGTGGCCTATCTCGCCGGCACGGTCAGCTCCCCGGTCGCCGGCCGGCTGGTCGACCGGTACAGCCGACGCCAGGTGCTGTGGGGAACGGCGCTGGTCAGCATCGCCGGCCTCGGCCTGATGCTGGCCGACAACCTGGTGCTGGTGATCATCGGACTGCTGCTCACCGCCGGCTTCTTCGCCGGCCACACGGTCGCCAGCGGCTGGGTCAGCGCCCGCGCGACGCACCCGGCGCAGGCCGCGGCGGCCTACCAGCTGTGCTACTACCTCGGCAGCAGTGTCGGCGGATCCGTTGGCGGGCTTGCCTTTTCCGGCGGCGGCTGGCCGGCCGTGACGGTCTTCACGGCCGCGTTGACGCTGGGCATGCTGGCCCTGGGACTGAGCCTGCGCAAGCTGGCGCCGGCCGCGCGGAACGTCGTCCGCACACCCGTCACGGTCTGAATCACTGGGTGATCAACGGCCCGATGTCCTCGGGCCCGCCAGGCTCACCCAGCGCGACCCCCTGACCGGCGTCCACGCCGATCTCCCGCAGCCACGCCACATCCTCCAGCGTGTCCACCTTCTCGGCGATCACCCGCATGCCCATCTGGTGGGCCAGCGACACGGTGTTCCACGAGACCGTGGCCGGAATCGTCTCCCGCTCGCCGTCGACCTGGTCGACCACCAGATCCCGGCTCTTCAGCACGGTCAGCGGCCGCGCCACCAGGCATTCCGGCCGGTGCCCCGACAGCGCCGAGATGCTGAAGGAGATGCCGCGCTCGGCGAGCAGGGTCATGTCCTCCTCCTGCTCGTCGCCGTCGCAGTCGATCGCCGAAGGCTCCAGCTCCAGCCGCACCAGACCGCCGTCGACGCCGCTGTCGGCCAGCGCCCGCAACACGTTGGGCAGGAAATCGGGGTCGCGGGCCTGCCGCGGCGGCATCTTCACGCTCACCACCGGGGCCCGCTCGCCGAACTCGAGCTGCCACGAACGCGCCTGCCGGCACACCTCCAGCAGCAGCCACTCGGACAGTCGCACCACCAGCCCGGTGCGCTCGGCCAGCGACAGGAACTCGGCCGGCGACAACACGCCGTGCTCGGGGTGGTCCCAGGCCAGCTGCGCCTCCACGGCGACCAGCCGGTCGTCGCCGAGCGCGCGGATCGGTTGGTAGACAACGGTGAACTCACCGTTGTCCAGCGCGATCGGCATGGTCAGGGCGAGCTGCATCTGCGCCCGGTCGCGGTCGCAGCGCTGCTGGTCGAACAGGGCCCACTGGGCCTTGCCGCCCTCCTTGGCCCAGTGCAGCGCCATGGTGGCGTCGCGCAGCAGCTCGGCCGGCTGCTCCCGGCCGACGGCCCGCTCCACGATGCCGGCGCTGGCGTGCACGGACAGCCGGTGCCCGAGCACCGTCACGGGCTCGGTGATCAGCCGCATCGCCTCCTCGACGAGCGGCGTCACGGTCCGGGTGCCCTCCGACTCCTCGATCAGCAGCGCGAACTCGTCGCCGCCGAGCCGGGCGGCCAGCATCTTGTTGTCCTCGGCGTGGTAGCGCAGCTTGGTGCCCAGCTTGAGCAGCACCTCGTCGCCGACCTCGGGGCCGAGCCCGTCGTTGATGGTGGCGAAGCCGTCGATGCCGAACACGCACAGCGCGACCCGCCGCGGCCGGTCCACCCGACCGAGCACGCTGTCCAGCCGGGCCATGAACGCCGTCCTGGTCGGCAGACCGGTCAGCGGGTCCTGCATACCGAGCGTGGCCATCGCCTGGTTCGCGTAGTGCAGCTCGGTGGCGTCCTCGACCATCGCCACCTGGTACGTCGCCACGCCCGACGAGTCGCGCACCGCGGACACGGTGACGTTGGCCCACAGCACGTCGCCGTCCTTCTTCAGCAGCCGCTGCCGGCTGCGGAACGACGGGTACTCGCCACGGAACAGCCGGTCGTAGCGCTGGAGCGTGTCCGGGATGTCGTCCGGGTGCAGGATGTCCGCGCCGGTCAGCGCGTTCAGCTCCTCGCGGGTGTAGCCGAGCAGCTCCTGCAGCGCCTGGTTGGACTCGAGGATGTTGGAGTCGAAGTCGCCGATGGCCAGGCCGATCGGCGCCGAGTCGAACACGGCCAGGAAGCGCGACTCGCTGTCCTGGAGCCGCCGCTGCGCCACGTCGGTGGCCAGCCACATGGCCTGCTTGATGACCTCCTGCTCCTCGAAGGTGCGCTCACGCAGCGCCTCCGAGTAGCCGGTGCTGAGCCGCCCGAGCAGCTGGACGACCCGGTCCAGCAGCTTGAGGTTCTCGCTGGAGATGCCGGCCGGCAGCACCAGACCGGTGCCGAGCAGCTGGAGCGTGCGGCCGAGCGCCTCCGGCGCGGTGAAGTGGGCGCCGACCAGCCGGGCCCCGACCTCGATCGCCGGCTCCGGGTCGAACGGCTCACTGACCAGGGCGGTCAGCAGCGCGCCGGACAGCTCCTCGAGGAAGTCCTCGATCTCCCGCCGGGACATCGGCACGTAGGACGTGTCGATGATGGCCGCCGCCCAGCCCTCGGCGAACTCGCGCAGTTGGGCGCTGCGACCGTCCTCGGTCATCGCCACCTCGCTCGTACCGGGATCCCGGGCCGACAGTGTATTCGGCATCGGCTACGGCTTCGCCGCCACCACTCCGTAGACGAGTGAACTCTCCGGGTGACGGCCGACGTCGGCGTCCGAGTCGGGCCGCCACAGCGGCAGGTGCACGACGCCGGGCGGCACCGGCTCGAAGCCGTCGATGATGCGCAGCAGCTCATCGGCGGTGCGCAGGTGCAGCGGCTCCAGGGTGTCCTGCACGATCTCGCCGACCGACTGCGCGTCGGCCAGCTCGTCGCCCTGCGCGCCGGTGAAGCTCGGATGGGACAGCGCCACGTAGCTGCCCGGCACGAGCGCGTCCCGGTAGCGGCGCATCAGCCGCGCCGGATCGGCGCTGTCCGCGACGAAATGCATCATCAGCAGCGTCAGCACGGCCACCGGCTGGTCGAAGTCGATCAACGCCCGCACGTCGGGGGCGTTCAGGACCTCGTCCGGCGAGCGGAAGTCGGCCAGCACCGCGGTGGCGAACGCGTTGTCCCGCAGCAGCGGCTCGGCGTAGGCGATGGCGATCGGGTCGTTGTCCACGTACGCCACGCGGCACTTCGGGTTCAGGCCCTGGGCGATCTGGTGCACGTTGCCCACCGACGGGATGCCGGAGCCGATGTCCAGGAACTGCGTGACGCCCTGGCCGACCAGCCACGTCACCGCCCGGCGCAGGAAGCTCCGGTTCAGCCGCACGGTGACCCGCACCTGCGGCGTCACCTCGAGCAGGCGCTTGGCCAGCTCCCGGTCGGCCGCGGTGTTGCAGCCGCCGCCGAGCAGGTAGTCGTACACCCGGGCCGCGCTGGGCCGGGTGAGGTCGATGCGTTTGGGCGTCCAACGCGGTCTGTCCAGCATCGGCAACGTCAGCGCTTCCTCGCCACCACGCCGTACATGGCGGCCTCCTCGTGGTGGTCGGCGTCCTCGGGGAACTCCGGCCGCCAGCGTGGCACGTGCACGATGCCCGGATCCAGTGGCTCGAAGCCCTCGATCAGCCGGGCGACGTCGGCTCGGCCGCGCAGCGTTATCGGTGTCCGATTGGCCGCGTACAGGTCGTACACGGTGAGGATGTGGTCCGTGACGGCCTCGTGGGTGGAGTGCGACACGGCCACGTAGCTGCCGTCGGGCAGCGCCTCGCGGTACACCGACATCAGCTCCGCGG encodes:
- a CDS encoding SAM-dependent methyltransferase; translated protein: MLDRPRWTPKRIDLTRPSAARVYDYLLGGGCNTAADRELAKRLLEVTPQVRVTVRLNRSFLRRAVTWLVGQGVTQFLDIGSGIPSVGNVHQIAQGLNPKCRVAYVDNDPIAIAYAEPLLRDNAFATAVLADFRSPDEVLNAPDVRALIDFDQPVAVLTLLMMHFVADSADPARLMRRYRDALVPGSYVALSHPSFTGAQGDELADAQSVGEIVQDTLEPLHLRTADELLRIIDGFEPVPPGVVHLPLWRPDSDADVGRHPESSLVYGVVAAKP
- a CDS encoding putative bifunctional diguanylate cyclase/phosphodiesterase, which translates into the protein MTEDGRSAQLREFAEGWAAAIIDTSYVPMSRREIEDFLEELSGALLTALVSEPFDPEPAIEVGARLVGAHFTAPEALGRTLQLLGTGLVLPAGISSENLKLLDRVVQLLGRLSTGYSEALRERTFEEQEVIKQAMWLATDVAQRRLQDSESRFLAVFDSAPIGLAIGDFDSNILESNQALQELLGYTREELNALTGADILHPDDIPDTLQRYDRLFRGEYPSFRSRQRLLKKDGDVLWANVTVSAVRDSSGVATYQVAMVEDATELHYANQAMATLGMQDPLTGLPTRTAFMARLDSVLGRVDRPRRVALCVFGIDGFATINDGLGPEVGDEVLLKLGTKLRYHAEDNKMLAARLGGDEFALLIEESEGTRTVTPLVEEAMRLITEPVTVLGHRLSVHASAGIVERAVGREQPAELLRDATMALHWAKEGGKAQWALFDQQRCDRDRAQMQLALTMPIALDNGEFTVVYQPIRALGDDRLVAVEAQLAWDHPEHGVLSPAEFLSLAERTGLVVRLSEWLLLEVCRQARSWQLEFGERAPVVSVKMPPRQARDPDFLPNVLRALADSGVDGGLVRLELEPSAIDCDGDEQEEDMTLLAERGISFSISALSGHRPECLVARPLTVLKSRDLVVDQVDGERETIPATVSWNTVSLAHQMGMRVIAEKVDTLEDVAWLREIGVDAGQGVALGEPGGPEDIGPLITQ
- a CDS encoding MFS transporter; its protein translation is MTEERAHRRGSKGFRRINLGLFAAGLATFMVLYCVQPLLPVFAKDFRLTPTESSLAISVATGMLALAIVPLSMLSERWGRMPLMTASLFATATLQIAVAFSPNFTVMLAIRALQGLAVAGLPAVAMAYLAEEVHRGSLGFAVGLYIGGNSIGGMAGRVITGLVTDIGGWRWALGAVGVTSMACALLFKAVMPSSANFDQKPLKLRSLANCFRDSGLVRLYLIGMLLMGSFVTIYNYLGFRLTAAPFGLSQAVVGLISVAYLAGTVSSPVAGRLVDRYSRRQVLWGTALVSIAGLGLMLADNLVLVIIGLLLTAGFFAGHTVASGWVSARATHPAQAAAAYQLCYYLGSSVGGSVGGLAFSGGGWPAVTVFTAALTLGMLALGLSLRKLAPAARNVVRTPVTV